A stretch of Leptospira sp. WS39.C2 DNA encodes these proteins:
- a CDS encoding DMT family transporter — MKENSDVEWKGVAFVLIGALLFSAKAVVVKLTYRYEISAIGSLFFRMLFAFPFLLWMAWKAEKETEKPNLTKKDYWNVLLMGVVGYYLASLFDFVGLKFISAGLERIILFIYPTLVVLLSFFFLKKKIHTREIFSLILTYTGVFLAYGQDVQLGSPKDVSLGAFFILLSALTYAIYLMGSGSIIPKLGAKRFTSWALIISSLVVFLHFLIFGTYQELKQPLSFYLLAFLMGTVNTVVPAVLVSEGIKRVGSKTAAIVGSIGPMSTLFLAYWLLDEPITILHSIGTLFVLTGVFWISTGKKPKEVSV; from the coding sequence GTGAAAGAAAATTCAGACGTAGAATGGAAAGGAGTGGCGTTTGTTCTTATAGGGGCGTTACTTTTTAGTGCAAAGGCGGTAGTTGTTAAATTAACCTATCGATATGAAATTTCTGCCATTGGGTCTTTATTTTTTAGAATGTTATTTGCATTCCCGTTTTTACTTTGGATGGCATGGAAAGCGGAGAAAGAAACCGAAAAACCCAACTTAACAAAAAAAGATTATTGGAATGTTCTCCTTATGGGAGTTGTCGGGTATTATTTGGCCAGTTTATTTGACTTTGTTGGTCTTAAGTTCATCAGTGCTGGCCTTGAACGTATCATTTTATTCATTTATCCAACACTTGTTGTTTTACTTTCCTTTTTCTTTTTAAAAAAGAAAATCCATACAAGAGAAATATTTTCACTCATTCTTACTTACACTGGTGTATTTTTAGCTTATGGCCAGGATGTCCAATTGGGTTCTCCAAAAGATGTCAGTTTAGGCGCATTTTTTATACTACTTTCAGCATTAACCTATGCAATTTACCTTATGGGGAGTGGCTCCATCATTCCAAAGTTAGGTGCCAAAAGATTCACTTCCTGGGCACTTATCATTTCTTCTCTTGTTGTATTCCTTCATTTTTTAATATTTGGAACATACCAAGAACTCAAGCAACCGTTATCGTTTTATCTTTTAGCGTTTTTGATGGGGACTGTGAATACAGTAGTTCCAGCTGTACTAGTATCAGAAGGGATCAAACGAGTGGGAAGTAAAACAGCTGCAATTGTTGGATCGATTGGACCAATGTCGACTTTATTTTTAGCATACTGGTTATTAGATGAGCCAATTACAATCCTACATAGTATTGGAACATTGTTTGTTCTTACAGGAGTTTTTTGGATTAGTACGGGAAAAAAACCAAAAGAAGTCTCTGTTTGA
- a CDS encoding TIGR04454 family lipoprotein: MKKSLILALALGLFLANCKSKVYTQEECESALASTFTQIEEEAKKNPAAAPVLAGLQQGKQKMIDQCMEGKFDPNCLKNAPGIAGIMGCVKK; this comes from the coding sequence ATGAAAAAATCTCTTATCCTTGCGCTCGCTCTCGGGCTATTTTTGGCGAATTGTAAATCCAAAGTGTATACCCAAGAAGAGTGTGAATCTGCGCTTGCAAGTACTTTCACTCAAATTGAGGAAGAAGCTAAAAAGAACCCAGCAGCAGCTCCCGTTCTTGCAGGTTTACAACAAGGCAAACAAAAAATGATCGACCAATGTATGGAAGGAAAATTTGATCCAAACTGCTTAAAAAATGCTCCAGGCATCGCTGGCATTATGGGCTGTGTAAAAAAATAA
- a CDS encoding VOC family protein: MIHHIAIGTTNPSQLAAFYLKIPGSKLIKEHLYETGIVRSVWIQFGGQILMLEEGKNHAPKNLVFSFGLSDRKEWNEFLSSIQIQSRTNFTLYFQDPDGNGLGVSSYPEKLPDF, encoded by the coding sequence ATGATCCATCACATTGCTATAGGAACGACCAATCCAAGCCAATTGGCGGCATTTTACCTGAAGATTCCAGGTTCAAAACTCATAAAAGAGCATCTATATGAAACTGGTATTGTTCGTTCTGTTTGGATCCAATTTGGTGGACAAATTCTGATGTTGGAAGAAGGCAAAAACCATGCTCCGAAAAACCTAGTTTTTTCATTCGGTCTATCGGACAGAAAAGAATGGAATGAGTTTTTGTCTTCGATCCAAATCCAATCTCGGACAAATTTTACCTTGTACTTCCAAGACCCAGATGGAAATGGACTAGGTGTAAGTTCCTACCCCGAAAAACTTCCTGATTTCTGA
- a CDS encoding methyl-accepting chemotaxis protein, translating to MNIKQKLALGSSVITLLSLGVVLTLISYVIYKNAKEDALEKISLLADKISLDVGTYLSAPLNEAYLLKQILQEPNLLDRERVFKTLIIMSKSNESILGTYVVFEPNAFDGKDSNFRNAKYHDQTGRFIPYAVKSNGKMIIEPVMGYELPESDFYQLPKKNKKVELIPPFDYKVDGVDVTMISLVYPVIQNQKFIGIAGADLSLSTIRSYLQNLKILDGNVKITLVASNGYVLFNGLHPESKNTQWDDKEDKNVFLAMTTNQKQNYTDSNYFHVSLPISLVEKTAPWTLRISYPQEKITNEIQFIFWIALGLGITGILFSTLANIVIFRKLVDSRLQNLISYTKDAASGNLSKEINDNKKDEIGNLVEAIITMVTNIRHILSVAQSSGNELKESSLLMENTIIELSDLAQSQAASSEEASATVEELNASSETINANVEQAVSNSKSIHTSLLEIQRLVQDITIVVENFGQIARGANLKAEEGQTMANLTSKAIEEIQEKSVSITEFSDVISNISEKTSLLALNAAIEAARAGESGRGFAVVAEEISKLASQAANSVSQINSLSEEALESIQNGGNQVSNLIALLQDIIKEVSVIFEKASDIVPLIQDQKIRTDQIYVEIEEITSLVVSIQQSTEEQKRATSELSNMTINISNGSQILSDQSETMSGNSLRMTGISAKISEILQKFNL from the coding sequence ATGAACATCAAACAAAAGTTAGCTCTTGGATCTTCGGTGATCACTTTATTATCACTAGGAGTCGTCCTAACTCTAATTTCTTATGTCATATATAAAAATGCAAAAGAAGATGCATTGGAAAAAATCTCTCTCCTAGCTGATAAAATTTCCTTAGATGTAGGAACTTATTTATCTGCACCCTTAAATGAAGCATACTTATTAAAACAAATCTTACAAGAACCCAATCTTTTAGACAGAGAAAGGGTATTTAAAACTCTTATCATCATGTCAAAATCCAATGAATCAATTCTTGGAACCTATGTAGTATTTGAACCCAATGCTTTTGACGGAAAAGATTCTAACTTTCGTAATGCGAAGTACCATGACCAAACAGGAAGGTTCATTCCTTATGCAGTAAAATCAAATGGTAAAATGATTATTGAACCTGTGATGGGATATGAATTACCAGAATCAGATTTCTACCAACTTCCCAAAAAAAACAAAAAAGTCGAATTGATTCCTCCCTTTGATTATAAAGTTGATGGTGTGGATGTCACGATGATCTCACTTGTTTACCCTGTGATCCAAAATCAAAAGTTCATCGGGATAGCTGGGGCTGATTTGTCTTTAAGTACAATTCGTTCTTATTTACAAAATTTAAAAATTTTAGATGGAAATGTAAAAATCACTCTTGTCGCAAGTAATGGGTATGTTCTATTTAATGGCCTTCACCCAGAATCCAAAAATACCCAATGGGATGACAAAGAAGACAAAAATGTCTTTCTTGCGATGACAACAAATCAAAAACAAAACTATACTGATTCAAACTATTTCCATGTTAGTCTTCCTATTTCCTTGGTAGAAAAAACTGCACCTTGGACACTCAGAATTTCCTATCCACAAGAAAAAATCACAAATGAAATCCAATTTATATTTTGGATTGCTTTGGGTCTTGGAATTACGGGAATACTATTTTCGACTCTTGCCAATATTGTCATCTTCAGAAAGTTAGTTGATAGTAGGTTACAAAATTTAATATCGTATACTAAAGACGCTGCGAGTGGAAACCTATCAAAAGAAATCAATGATAACAAAAAAGACGAAATAGGAAATTTGGTAGAAGCCATTATCACAATGGTGACAAATATCCGTCATATCTTAAGTGTTGCACAATCTTCGGGAAATGAATTAAAAGAAAGTTCCTTACTGATGGAAAATACCATCATCGAACTTTCGGATTTGGCACAAAGCCAAGCTGCCTCTTCCGAAGAGGCAAGTGCGACTGTGGAAGAACTAAATGCTTCCTCGGAAACTATCAATGCAAATGTGGAACAAGCAGTTTCCAATTCCAAATCAATTCATACATCTCTTTTAGAAATACAACGATTGGTACAAGATATCACAATTGTTGTTGAAAACTTTGGACAAATCGCAAGAGGTGCCAATCTCAAAGCAGAAGAAGGGCAAACGATGGCAAACCTTACTTCAAAAGCCATTGAAGAGATCCAAGAAAAATCAGTTTCGATCACAGAGTTTTCTGATGTAATTTCAAATATCTCGGAAAAGACAAGTTTACTTGCGTTAAATGCTGCCATCGAAGCCGCAAGAGCAGGTGAATCTGGAAGAGGATTTGCTGTAGTTGCAGAAGAAATTTCAAAATTAGCCTCACAAGCAGCCAATTCTGTATCTCAAATCAATTCCTTGTCAGAAGAAGCTTTGGAATCAATTCAAAATGGTGGGAACCAAGTATCTAATCTCATTGCTCTACTCCAAGACATTATTAAAGAAGTTTCTGTTATTTTCGAAAAAGCATCGGACATTGTCCCTCTCATCCAAGACCAAAAAATAAGAACAGATCAAATATATGTCGAAATTGAAGAGATCACTTCACTAGTTGTTTCCATCCAACAATCAACTGAAGAACAAAAACGAGCTACTTCAGAATTATCAAATATGACAATCAATATATCAAACGGTTCACAAATTTTATCTGACCAATCCGAAACGATGTCAGGCAACTCTCTTCGTATGACAGGCATTAGTGCCAAAATCTCAGAAATTTTACAAAAATTCAATCTTTAG
- a CDS encoding methyl-accepting chemotaxis protein, translated as MSIKKKIIFISLAVISFIIAGILIVLSMVVRSTLLHNLEEDTKYISSKIISDISNTLKFPMKKTYAFRKSYENGNLSSRTEVIQYLKLLTKENDIAFATYCGFEPNAFDGKDSSYKNSPNHDETGRFIPYVFRDGEKIFSEPLKNVDDPIQGEFYQKPKATLQTSITSPYIYKVGKTDIFIVSIMEPILRNGKFIGISGIDISLTTIKSYLDSLKFADGEGKITLISDNHLVLYDGFTNLSEGLDFRSASDPYFYDRLKNKNTSIYEFNDYFHVAIPITIIEKNDPWFARISVPKSQIQSTLNSIIFVTIALGFLGVTLSILSVYFSFQKLVDRRIQYINASTENVASGDLRKLIKIDAKDELGSIMISLNQMIEHLRKLIRIAQKSSGKISETTEKIQNTITELTDLAQNQAASSEEASATVEELNASSETIHSNVLSAVENTETIHQSLGDIQNLMKKIMEKVNTFGEISVRANQNAEEGRAMAKDTSLAIQEIQEKSKTITAFSNVISDIAKRTGLLALNAAIEAARAGESGKGFAVVAEEITKLANQSAESVSQINTLSQEALDSIERGNQQVERLVEVLKKITDEVSLIFLSSNEIGPLIEDQSSRTASIYSEVVEITEQVKSIQLSTEEQQRATNELANMTINISNGSQVLSDQSSSMAENAERLGQVTNTLDELLKSFRIEKEV; from the coding sequence ATGTCGATCAAAAAGAAAATCATTTTTATATCACTTGCCGTGATTTCCTTCATCATTGCGGGGATTCTGATTGTCCTTTCGATGGTAGTGCGATCGACACTCCTCCATAATTTGGAAGAAGATACAAAATACATATCATCCAAAATCATAAGTGATATTTCCAATACACTCAAATTTCCTATGAAAAAAACCTATGCTTTTCGAAAGTCTTATGAGAATGGAAATTTAAGTTCAAGAACAGAAGTAATTCAATACTTAAAATTATTAACTAAAGAAAATGATATTGCCTTTGCCACTTATTGTGGATTTGAACCCAATGCATTTGATGGGAAAGACTCTTCTTACAAAAATTCACCAAATCATGATGAAACAGGTAGGTTCATTCCTTATGTGTTTCGAGATGGAGAGAAAATATTTTCCGAACCATTAAAAAATGTGGATGATCCAATCCAAGGTGAATTTTACCAAAAACCAAAAGCAACATTACAGACAAGCATCACTTCTCCCTACATTTACAAAGTTGGGAAAACAGATATATTCATTGTATCGATTATGGAACCAATTTTGCGGAATGGAAAATTTATTGGGATCTCTGGAATTGACATTAGCCTAACTACAATTAAATCATACTTAGATTCACTGAAGTTTGCAGATGGTGAAGGGAAAATTACACTCATTTCAGACAATCATTTGGTTTTATATGATGGTTTCACAAATCTTTCAGAAGGTTTGGATTTTCGATCAGCTTCTGATCCCTATTTTTATGACCGACTCAAAAATAAAAACACAAGCATTTATGAATTTAATGATTATTTTCATGTTGCGATTCCAATCACGATCATTGAAAAAAATGATCCATGGTTTGCTCGGATTTCTGTTCCCAAATCACAAATCCAATCCACTCTTAATTCAATTATTTTTGTCACTATTGCACTTGGATTTTTAGGTGTAACTCTTTCCATTTTATCGGTATATTTTAGTTTCCAGAAGTTGGTCGATCGCCGTATCCAATACATCAATGCTTCTACAGAAAATGTTGCTTCTGGTGATTTGCGTAAACTCATCAAAATCGACGCGAAAGATGAGTTGGGAAGTATAATGATTTCATTAAATCAAATGATAGAACATTTGAGAAAACTGATTCGAATCGCCCAAAAATCATCAGGTAAAATTAGCGAAACAACTGAAAAAATTCAAAATACGATTACAGAGCTGACTGATTTGGCTCAAAACCAAGCAGCTTCTTCAGAAGAAGCAAGCGCAACAGTGGAAGAACTCAATGCATCTTCCGAAACCATTCACAGTAATGTACTCAGTGCCGTTGAAAATACTGAGACAATACATCAGTCGTTAGGTGATATCCAAAACCTTATGAAAAAAATTATGGAAAAGGTAAATACTTTTGGAGAAATTTCAGTAAGGGCGAATCAAAATGCGGAAGAAGGTCGTGCGATGGCAAAAGATACCTCTCTTGCAATTCAAGAAATCCAAGAAAAATCTAAAACGATCACCGCTTTTTCCAATGTGATTTCAGATATTGCCAAACGTACAGGATTACTTGCGTTAAATGCTGCGATTGAAGCGGCTAGAGCTGGTGAATCAGGAAAAGGATTTGCTGTAGTTGCAGAAGAAATCACAAAACTTGCAAACCAATCAGCAGAATCGGTTTCCCAAATCAATACCCTTTCACAAGAAGCATTGGATTCCATTGAACGAGGGAACCAACAAGTCGAACGTTTGGTTGAAGTATTGAAAAAAATCACGGACGAAGTGTCTTTGATCTTTTTATCATCGAATGAAATTGGTCCACTCATCGAAGACCAAAGTTCTCGCACAGCAAGTATTTACTCAGAAGTTGTTGAAATTACGGAACAAGTAAAGTCCATCCAACTTTCCACTGAAGAACAACAAAGGGCTACAAATGAATTGGCCAATATGACAATCAATATTTCCAATGGCTCACAAGTTTTATCAGACCAATCCTCGTCTATGGCTGAAAATGCAGAACGATTGGGCCAAGTAACAAACACATTGGATGAACTATTAAAATCGTTTCGAATCGAAAAGGAAGTTTAA
- a CDS encoding M61 family metallopeptidase has protein sequence MGKELEGKTISLDEESKQTLQLQYEVGIFDLYKHYYQVRLTVETNQNQICFCLPNWTPGSYMIRDYSTHLHKFDAKNSITNESVSWEMIDLHKWKLNNLPPKFEITYIIYAFEDFTVRTNYLETEFGFINPPALFVYPEGHLDKQSTVEFKVSDYFPNIYTSLPRDENNSHKFYSSHFDELFDSPFHLSKKNSVFFTSGTTKHELLIEGDVSFDFKTKLSNDLQKITETQIQWMGESPNLYYLFVLNLSLPAYGGLEHKASSINYFNPELIFDEEEYKRLLELLSHEYFHLWNIKRIRPIALGPFDYQKPNLTRELWIAEGFTSFYDVYFLFQSGFLTFEEYLNKIQSDIFSLEDNEADFWMSLEESSYTAWTKYYKRNGNSHNITVSYYTKGGVLALCMNLFLLNESKEKKTIRHVFQKLNEVFVKEKQRGFTKQEFFDTAKDVTGVDLKLEFNEFLESPKPIPVDLYLDLIGIHRIQTDLVGETGFKTKEKNGNLFIQKILHKSDSNSFDLMLDDEILAVNGKRANTSILQKLEKNLRPGEKFHLILARAGKIRETMMTASGMYKTKKFVISEDCSVEKKEIRDYFLRNII, from the coding sequence ATGGGAAAAGAGTTAGAAGGAAAAACAATCTCATTGGATGAAGAGTCTAAGCAAACACTTCAATTACAATATGAAGTGGGTATTTTTGATTTATACAAACACTACTACCAAGTACGTTTGACGGTTGAAACAAACCAAAACCAAATCTGTTTTTGTTTGCCAAATTGGACTCCAGGATCTTATATGATTCGCGATTATTCCACTCACTTACACAAATTTGACGCAAAAAATTCAATTACAAATGAATCCGTTTCTTGGGAAATGATAGACCTACACAAATGGAAACTAAACAACTTACCTCCTAAATTTGAAATTACGTATATCATATATGCATTTGAAGACTTTACAGTTAGAACCAATTATTTAGAAACAGAATTTGGATTCATCAACCCACCGGCTCTCTTTGTTTACCCAGAAGGTCATCTTGATAAACAATCTACAGTGGAATTTAAAGTATCCGATTATTTTCCAAATATTTATACTAGTTTGCCTAGAGATGAAAACAATTCTCATAAATTTTATTCCAGTCATTTTGATGAACTTTTTGATTCTCCATTCCATTTGAGTAAAAAAAACTCAGTATTTTTCACTTCTGGGACCACCAAACATGAATTATTGATAGAAGGTGATGTATCCTTCGACTTTAAAACAAAACTATCGAATGACCTACAAAAAATAACGGAAACACAAATACAGTGGATGGGAGAAAGTCCAAACTTGTATTATCTTTTTGTTTTAAACTTAAGTTTACCCGCGTATGGAGGATTGGAACACAAAGCTTCTAGTATTAATTATTTTAATCCAGAACTCATTTTTGATGAGGAAGAATACAAACGGTTATTAGAACTACTTTCGCATGAATACTTTCACCTCTGGAACATCAAACGAATCCGACCCATCGCCCTAGGGCCATTTGATTACCAAAAACCAAACCTAACACGAGAACTTTGGATTGCGGAAGGTTTTACGAGTTTTTATGATGTTTATTTTTTATTCCAATCTGGTTTTTTAACATTTGAAGAGTATTTAAATAAGATACAATCTGATATTTTTTCATTGGAAGACAATGAAGCAGATTTTTGGATGAGCTTAGAAGAATCATCCTATACCGCTTGGACAAAATATTACAAAAGGAATGGGAACAGCCATAACATAACGGTATCATATTATACAAAAGGTGGTGTGCTTGCCTTGTGTATGAATCTGTTTTTATTAAACGAATCCAAAGAGAAAAAAACCATTCGACATGTATTCCAAAAACTAAATGAAGTGTTTGTAAAAGAAAAACAAAGAGGATTCACCAAACAAGAATTTTTTGATACAGCTAAGGATGTCACAGGGGTGGATTTAAAACTTGAATTTAATGAATTTTTAGAATCACCAAAACCAATCCCAGTGGATCTTTATTTAGATTTGATTGGTATCCATAGAATCCAAACTGACTTAGTTGGTGAAACAGGATTTAAAACAAAGGAAAAAAACGGAAACCTTTTTATCCAAAAGATACTACACAAATCCGATTCTAATTCATTTGATTTGATGTTAGACGATGAAATTTTGGCAGTTAATGGTAAACGTGCGAATACTTCGATCCTACAAAAACTGGAAAAAAATTTAAGGCCAGGTGAGAAGTTCCATTTAATCCTCGCAAGAGCTGGGAAAATTCGAGAGACTATGATGACTGCATCTGGTATGTACAAAACAAAAAAATTTGTAATCTCCGAAGATTGTAGTGTTGAGAAAAAAGAAATCAGAGATTATTTTTTAAGGAACATCATTTAA
- a CDS encoding magnesium transporter CorA family protein gives MPALFNYILSPSSKEEVLLDTPLPLSHKHPKHWIHLTAENEEKLTFLFQKHNIHQLTIEDILNPNSRIKLEKFPNYIFFIFRGFHFERNQLTLKNFNFILTPNQIISLTLDYRDSIGNMIEDWKTNNKVLSKGYEFIVHKILDIETDHTLAITQKIEERIDHFEDQIFSNAKSLDISNVYSLRSSLLTIKKGMLQNKEVLEDLEKIKNSFFSDEADAFFRDVRDHSIRILELVDSNIESISSALEAHIAISTRKTNEIMKILTIMTAIMLPMSLVAGIYGMNFRHMPTLEWEYGFISAISAMGLLGFLMLVYFRIKRWY, from the coding sequence ATGCCTGCTCTATTTAATTACATCCTAAGTCCATCTTCCAAAGAAGAAGTACTATTAGACACCCCACTTCCACTATCTCATAAACACCCAAAACATTGGATTCATTTGACAGCCGAAAACGAAGAAAAACTCACTTTTTTATTCCAAAAACACAACATCCACCAATTAACAATTGAAGATATCCTAAACCCAAACAGCCGGATCAAATTAGAAAAATTCCCAAATTATATATTTTTTATTTTTCGTGGATTCCATTTTGAACGAAACCAACTCACATTGAAAAATTTTAACTTCATTCTTACACCAAACCAAATCATATCTCTCACTTTAGATTACAGAGATAGTATTGGGAATATGATTGAGGATTGGAAAACAAATAATAAGGTATTATCCAAAGGATACGAATTCATTGTTCACAAAATTTTGGACATTGAAACAGACCATACCTTAGCAATCACTCAAAAAATTGAAGAACGAATCGATCATTTTGAAGACCAAATTTTTAGCAATGCTAAGTCTTTAGATATTAGTAATGTTTATAGTTTAAGATCGAGTTTACTCACAATCAAAAAAGGAATGTTGCAGAACAAAGAAGTTTTGGAAGACTTAGAGAAAATCAAAAATAGTTTTTTTAGTGATGAGGCGGATGCTTTTTTCCGTGACGTAAGAGACCATTCCATCCGCATTTTGGAACTGGTTGATAGTAATATAGAATCGATTTCATCTGCATTGGAAGCACATATTGCCATCTCCACAAGAAAAACAAATGAGATCATGAAAATTTTAACCATTATGACAGCCATTATGTTACCGATGTCACTCGTTGCAGGAATTTATGGAATGAATTTTAGGCACATGCCTACCCTAGAGTGGGAATATGGATTTATTTCAGCCATAAGTGCCATGGGACTACTCGGCTTTTTAATGTTAGTTTATTTTCGGATCAAACGTTGGTATTAA
- a CDS encoding SDR family NAD(P)-dependent oxidoreductase, giving the protein MDIKESIVLVTGGSGGIGREIVRTLVLAGFSVWNLDKVRPKEPILQETYREVDLSETPYVVERSLSKIIMESSDMGELYGIVHTAGYGGPYHPITDVSIEEWESIFRINLTSLYLLTKLVLPIFKKSKFGRIVAIASSLSIVGSGNSVAYSASKHGLVGFIKSIADEWGKFGITSNAVSPGYVDTNMGIQEDQVSDHKSKIINQTPVKRIAEPSEIARVVNFLLQKESGYITGSNWTVDGGITAI; this is encoded by the coding sequence ATGGATATCAAGGAATCGATTGTTCTCGTGACAGGTGGAAGTGGTGGGATTGGACGAGAGATCGTGAGAACTCTGGTCCTTGCGGGGTTTTCTGTTTGGAATCTCGACAAAGTCCGGCCAAAAGAACCCATCTTACAAGAAACCTACCGAGAAGTTGACCTTTCAGAAACACCCTACGTAGTCGAAAGGAGTCTATCCAAAATCATAATGGAGTCTTCAGATATGGGTGAACTTTACGGAATTGTCCATACCGCTGGATATGGTGGGCCCTACCATCCAATTACTGATGTTTCCATCGAAGAATGGGAATCCATCTTTCGAATCAATCTCACAAGTTTGTATCTTTTAACAAAGTTAGTTTTACCAATTTTCAAAAAATCAAAATTCGGAAGGATTGTGGCCATTGCTTCTTCTTTGTCCATCGTTGGATCAGGGAACTCTGTTGCTTATTCGGCCTCCAAACACGGATTAGTTGGATTCATTAAATCAATAGCTGATGAGTGGGGGAAATTTGGAATTACATCAAACGCAGTTAGTCCTGGTTATGTTGATACAAATATGGGGATCCAAGAAGACCAAGTTTCTGACCATAAATCAAAAATTATCAACCAAACACCCGTAAAACGAATTGCCGAACCATCCGAAATCGCCCGAGTTGTGAATTTCCTCTTACAAAAAGAATCAGGTTATATCACTGGATCAAATTGGACCGTTGATGGTGGGATCACTGCTATTTAG
- a CDS encoding SDR family oxidoreductase, translated as MTKKAHVYIFGIGSGIGEGLYKRFVSKNDPNNLVFGFSRKGKKELSSFSLESPGTFQFDAKDNQSFVQFESYLHEFYKQKTKDSFSIVVYFALGDGVFGPIQELSDADLQSHLDLNVISLIKLTRSFAYILPNSSDSTFVFLGSTAGKQGFPNSVTYCASKHAVLGICRALREEWKPYGTKVVHVSLGAVATEIWDTRPTFDKKDMVSVADISEYLWCISRLPKSIFVDDLSITPKKGIL; from the coding sequence ATGACAAAAAAGGCCCATGTTTATATTTTTGGCATTGGTTCCGGGATAGGTGAGGGTCTTTACAAACGATTCGTATCAAAAAATGATCCAAACAATTTGGTTTTTGGGTTTTCAAGAAAAGGTAAAAAAGAACTATCTTCGTTTTCTTTAGAATCCCCAGGTACATTCCAATTTGATGCAAAAGATAACCAATCATTTGTTCAATTTGAGTCATACCTTCATGAATTTTATAAGCAAAAAACAAAAGATTCTTTTTCTATCGTCGTTTACTTTGCATTAGGTGATGGAGTTTTTGGACCTATCCAAGAACTTTCCGATGCCGATTTACAATCACATTTGGATTTAAATGTAATTTCACTCATCAAACTTACCCGATCCTTTGCTTATATTTTACCAAATTCTTCTGATTCTACCTTTGTGTTTTTGGGTTCCACAGCTGGAAAACAAGGATTCCCAAATTCGGTAACATATTGTGCCTCAAAACATGCTGTCCTTGGGATTTGCCGTGCGTTACGGGAGGAATGGAAACCGTATGGAACAAAGGTTGTCCATGTAAGCCTTGGGGCTGTGGCGACGGAGATTTGGGACACAAGACCAACATTTGACAAGAAAGACATGGTTTCTGTTGCGGACATTTCCGAGTATTTGTGGTGTATTTCGCGGTTGCCAAAATCCATCTTTGTGGATGACTTATCCATTACCCCAAAAAAAGGAATTTTATAG
- the mtnB gene encoding methylthioribulose 1-phosphate dehydratase, whose protein sequence is MDLITSLQEITKLSHLYYSRQWMFATAGNLSTRDNLTQNQFWITASGKHKGELKVTDFVCVSVSDGSLVQANEGLKPSAETSIHQVLYSQMPEVGSCLHVHTIDSNLLEFGVGKEEGYREIPIPPIEIIKAFGIWDEKPNLTMPVFYNHTHVPTIANEIKHYLMKHGIPKVPFLLIEGHGPTVWGKSIAEANKHLEAVHFLLQVMARRI, encoded by the coding sequence TTGGATTTGATCACTTCCTTACAGGAAATCACCAAACTTTCCCATCTCTACTATTCACGGCAGTGGATGTTTGCCACTGCTGGGAATCTCTCTACCCGAGACAATTTAACCCAAAATCAATTTTGGATCACTGCTTCTGGCAAACACAAAGGGGAACTAAAAGTTACAGACTTTGTTTGTGTCTCGGTTAGTGATGGCAGTCTCGTCCAAGCAAACGAAGGGTTAAAACCATCTGCGGAAACGAGTATCCACCAAGTATTGTATTCGCAGATGCCAGAAGTTGGCTCTTGCCTTCACGTCCACACCATTGACTCCAACTTACTCGAATTTGGTGTTGGTAAAGAAGAAGGGTATCGTGAAATTCCGATCCCACCGATTGAAATTATCAAAGCCTTTGGGATTTGGGACGAAAAACCAAATCTAACCATGCCTGTGTTTTACAACCACACTCATGTCCCAACAATCGCAAATGAAATCAAACATTACTTAATGAAGCATGGAATTCCCAAAGTTCCTTTTTTACTCATCGAAGGACATGGCCCAACAGTTTGGGGAAAAAGTATCGCGGAAGCCAACAAACATTTGGAAGCCGTGCATTTTCTTTTGCAAGTGATGGCACGTAGGATATGA